The candidate division WOR-3 bacterium genome segment CACATCGCCGACGTCTGAATAACCACCGTAATAATCACCACCCCATAGCGTGAACGTCTTTATGATCTCATAGGTATTATCACCGGTCGCCTCAAAGATGAAGGCATGGATCTCGGCACTTGGAATCACATATCCCTTGACGACAAATTCCAGTTTACCATCACCATCCGCGTCAGGGACAGTAAAACAATCTCGAATATTACCCATTGATAATTGGCCCTCATCAACTTTTTCATATGTGTTATTCGCAGGACTTTCATAGACCCAATACCATTCATTACCTCCGGCAAATACGCATTCAACACAATCATCTCCGTCAAAATCGCCAAAAGCATGTGTTGCTGCTGGTGCTTCCAACCCTAATGTGTCCGGATTATCAACAAAGATCAATTCGTAATTATTATCCCCCACTGATTCATAAATGCCGATATCGCCAAACGGTGTAGCTCTATTCTTCACGATTTCTGGCAGATTGTCTTGATCAATGTCATACACTGAAATCGGCAGCACCAGCGGTGGGCCAACAGTATCCCGCCACACCTCTTGGGTTGGATAGGAAGAAGAATCAGGGGATTCGAAGATCATTATGCCTTCGGCCCAAGAAGGAGTCTCAACATGAAATTGAAGTGCTAGATCATATAAACCATCGTTATCAAAATCACCTGAATCCCACAGTAAATCCCCACCAACAAGCGGAATTGAGTCAACATGCCACGTACCGGGCAGCTGGAGCTCGTATACATAAATATATGGTGGCCAACTGCCATACGTCGTGAAGGCAAATTCCATATGTTCATCACGATCCATATCTGCAATCTGAACAATGGTATTGCCAAAACCACTCACCCCCTGAGGCAAATACCATTTCTCAACGAAATTGCTGAGCAGTAATGGAAGTATCAAGAGAATCGTCATTTCCCTCTTTGA includes the following:
- a CDS encoding T9SS type A sorting domain-containing protein, which encodes SKREMTILLILPLLLSNFVEKWYLPQGVSGFGNTIVQIADMDRDEHMEFAFTTYGSWPPYIYVYELQLPGTWHVDSIPLVGGDLLWDSGDFDNDGLYDLALQFHVETPSWAEGIMIFESPDSSSYPTQEVWRDTVGPPLVLPISVYDIDQDNLPEIVKNRATPFGDIGIYESVGDNNYELIFVDNPDTLGLEAPAATHAFGDFDGDDCVECVFAGGNEWYWVYESPANNTYEKVDEGQLSMGNIRDCFTVPDADGDGKLEFVVKGYVIPSAEIHAFIFEATGDNTYEIIKTFTLWGGDYYGGYSDVGDVDGDSIPEIALEGRQTVHIIKAAGNDSFYVWETLPGNASGSSVRVYDVDGNGLSEVIISGNNETKIYEYQVGIEEDTGANISLGTLEITPNPFTHQVEIRYSILGTEYQLQNPVVKIYDVSGRVVKSFHHGSSVTWHGDDDSGNQVPLGVYFIRFEHPALQQVSCEKIIKMR